The following coding sequences are from one Paenibacillus tundrae window:
- the flhB gene encoding flagellar biosynthesis protein FlhB, translating into MKYQLDLQLFAGEKTEKATPNKRQETRKKGQVVKSMEISGAAILLFTFLIFMFFSDFYKERMVRLFTDIFINRLSMQLTGENVMALMMRYGIEVMLLLAPVLLGVALIALIVNYMQVGFLLVGEGLKPKLEKLDPIKGFKNIFSLRSVVEFAKSVLKMSIIGYLVYSTIISYQSDIASLSHFSVDAILHFAASITLSLGVKIAVALMILAIFDYMYQKYDYEKNIRMSKQDIKDEYKKMEGDPLIKGKIRERQRRMAMQRMMQEVPNADVIITNPTHFAVALKYEGAEMEAPQIIAKGQDYVALRIKEIAKENGVITMENKPLARALFQRAEIGDAIPADLFQAVAEVLAYVYKLKGRTK; encoded by the coding sequence ATGAAATATCAACTCGACCTCCAGTTGTTTGCAGGAGAAAAGACGGAAAAGGCGACACCGAATAAGAGACAGGAAACACGTAAAAAGGGACAGGTCGTCAAAAGTATGGAGATATCCGGTGCTGCGATTCTCCTGTTCACCTTTTTGATCTTTATGTTTTTTAGTGACTTCTATAAGGAACGCATGGTTAGGCTTTTCACGGATATTTTCATTAACCGGCTAAGCATGCAACTCACTGGTGAGAATGTAATGGCGCTTATGATGCGTTATGGCATCGAGGTTATGTTGTTACTTGCTCCTGTGTTGCTAGGGGTTGCCCTTATTGCTCTAATCGTAAACTATATGCAGGTTGGGTTTCTACTTGTAGGAGAAGGGCTTAAGCCAAAGCTTGAAAAGCTTGATCCAATCAAAGGCTTCAAAAATATTTTCTCATTGCGTTCAGTAGTGGAATTCGCTAAATCCGTATTAAAAATGTCGATTATAGGTTATCTCGTGTACAGCACAATCATCAGTTACCAATCAGACATTGCTTCACTTTCACATTTTTCTGTGGATGCTATTTTACACTTTGCAGCTTCAATTACACTAAGTTTAGGTGTCAAAATTGCAGTTGCACTTATGATTCTTGCGATTTTCGACTACATGTATCAGAAATATGATTATGAGAAAAACATCCGAATGTCCAAACAGGACATCAAGGATGAGTACAAAAAAATGGAAGGTGACCCACTGATCAAGGGTAAAATTCGAGAGCGCCAACGTCGTATGGCTATGCAGCGCATGATGCAGGAAGTTCCGAATGCTGATGTGATCATCACAAACCCAACTCACTTTGCGGTTGCGCTGAAGTATGAGGGGGCAGAGATGGAGGCACCTCAGATCATTGCCAAAGGTCAGGACTACGTCGCCTTACGTATTAAAGAAATAGCCAAAGAAAACGGCGTCATTACGATGGAAAACAAGCCGCTGGCACGGGCGTTGTTCCAGAGAGCTGAGATTGGAGACGCCATACCTGCTGATTTGTTTCAAGCGGTAGCTGAAGTGCTGGCTTATGTATATAAATTAAAGGGCAGAACGAAATAA
- the flhA gene encoding flagellar biosynthesis protein FlhA → MKTKDIAVLAGIIGIVLMMILPIPTWLLDMLLVINISIALMILLVAMNSKEALQFSIFPAMLLITTLFRLALNISTTKLILGEGDAGSVVATFGSWIAGGQIAIGFIVFLILVVVQFIVITKGSERVAEVAARFTLDAMPGKQMSIDADLNAGLINEQQARERRTKIEREADFYGAMDGASKFVKGDAIASIIILIINLIGGFIIGMTVHGMAFADALSTYSVLTIGDGLVSQIPALLISTAAGLIVTRASSEGNLADDITGQLFTYPTLIYIVAFVIAMLGFFTPIHVITTLPLAVLLAFTAWKMQNTLKSKQVAEEQLEEEQQIEEVRSPESVINLLQVDPIEFEFGYGLIPLADNQQGGDLLDRIIMIRRQCALELGLVVPVIRIRDNIQLRPNEYVIKIKGNVVGGGELLLNHYLAMSPGYEEESVTGIETTEPAFGLPALWIDELTKDRAELAGYTVVDPPSVVATHLTELIKKHAHELLGRQETKALVDNLRENYAALVDELIPSVLAIGDVQKVLAKLLREKISIRDMVTIFETLADYGTYTKDPDVLTEYVRQSLSRQITQQFSQKGETLRVITVGPGLEKKIAESVQQSDQGSYLALDPVSTQSVYQKLTEQVNRLIQSGQQPVVLTSPTIRMYLRQVIERTMQDIPVLSYSELEPNVEIQSVGVVNL, encoded by the coding sequence TTGAAAACTAAAGATATTGCTGTCCTTGCGGGTATCATCGGCATCGTATTGATGATGATTCTCCCGATCCCAACCTGGTTGTTGGACATGCTACTCGTTATCAACATTTCAATTGCGCTCATGATTTTGCTCGTTGCAATGAACAGCAAAGAAGCACTCCAGTTCTCGATCTTCCCGGCGATGTTGTTGATTACAACGTTGTTCCGACTAGCGCTGAACATCTCAACAACCAAATTGATTCTTGGTGAAGGGGATGCGGGATCAGTCGTAGCGACCTTCGGTAGCTGGATTGCGGGTGGACAGATTGCAATAGGGTTTATCGTGTTCCTGATCCTCGTTGTAGTTCAGTTTATCGTTATCACAAAGGGTTCCGAGCGTGTAGCTGAGGTTGCAGCTCGTTTTACTCTCGATGCGATGCCTGGTAAACAAATGAGTATTGATGCGGATTTGAATGCTGGTCTAATTAACGAGCAACAAGCCCGTGAACGTCGTACTAAGATTGAACGAGAAGCTGACTTTTACGGAGCTATGGATGGAGCAAGCAAATTCGTTAAAGGGGATGCGATAGCGAGTATCATTATCCTCATTATTAATCTCATTGGCGGATTTATTATCGGAATGACAGTACACGGAATGGCCTTTGCAGATGCACTTTCTACTTACTCCGTGTTGACCATCGGGGATGGTCTGGTAAGTCAAATTCCAGCGCTTCTGATCTCAACAGCTGCCGGTCTGATTGTTACACGAGCGTCATCAGAAGGAAATCTTGCGGATGATATTACGGGGCAATTATTTACATACCCGACGCTCATTTATATTGTAGCTTTTGTCATTGCTATGTTGGGCTTCTTCACACCAATTCATGTTATTACTACATTACCTTTAGCTGTTTTACTTGCTTTTACCGCCTGGAAGATGCAGAATACGCTGAAATCCAAGCAAGTGGCCGAAGAGCAGTTGGAGGAGGAGCAACAGATCGAAGAAGTTAGAAGCCCTGAGAGTGTGATTAACCTTCTTCAAGTGGATCCGATCGAGTTCGAATTTGGGTATGGATTGATTCCACTTGCTGATAATCAGCAAGGTGGAGACTTGTTGGATCGGATTATTATGATTCGTAGACAGTGTGCCCTTGAACTTGGTTTAGTGGTTCCTGTCATTCGTATTCGAGACAACATTCAATTAAGACCTAACGAATATGTGATCAAAATCAAAGGTAATGTTGTTGGTGGCGGTGAGCTGCTTTTGAATCATTACTTAGCGATGAGTCCAGGGTATGAAGAAGAGTCTGTAACCGGTATTGAGACGACAGAGCCTGCTTTTGGACTTCCGGCTTTGTGGATTGATGAACTGACTAAAGATAGAGCAGAGCTGGCTGGTTATACGGTTGTTGATCCTCCTTCGGTAGTAGCAACACATCTGACTGAATTGATTAAGAAACATGCACATGAACTGCTGGGCAGACAAGAAACGAAAGCGCTTGTGGATAATCTCAGAGAAAATTATGCCGCTCTTGTGGATGAATTGATTCCTTCCGTTCTAGCCATTGGTGATGTTCAAAAAGTACTTGCCAAACTATTGCGCGAGAAAATATCCATACGAGACATGGTTACCATCTTCGAGACACTAGCCGATTATGGTACGTATACCAAAGATCCAGACGTTCTGACCGAGTATGTCAGACAATCGCTCTCACGTCAGATTACGCAGCAGTTCTCGCAAAAAGGTGAGACGTTAAGAGTCATCACGGTTGGGCCTGGTTTGGAGAAAAAGATTGCAGAGTCTGTACAACAATCGGATCAAGGTAGCTACCTTGCGTTAGATCCAGTTTCTACACAGAGTGTCTATCAAAAGCTGACAGAACAGGTGAATCGATTGATTCAGTCAGGTCAGCAACCCGTTGTATTAACATCTCCAACGATTCGGATGTACTTGCGGCAAGTGATTGAACGTACTATGCAGGACATACCAGTGCTTTCCTATAGCGAGTTGGAACCGAATGTTGAAATCCAAAGTGTCGGGGTGGTGAACTTATGA
- the flhF gene encoding flagellar biosynthesis protein FlhF translates to MRVKQYIVETMPEAMLQIRKDLGSDAVILSTKEIKVGGVLGMFRKKRIEVVAAVDKEEKKEAKKQAQPQFAPVPRAFVPEAYRQTARTFDKASDAPASRSTDHSSTEERADANPVFESSQLDSNTDKSKSDLNLDYKPRPEGADFSGSSSPSIQQGNNLDQQQLMSELQDLKQMMSKISKLGIAEDNLPEQLRLVRDRLNAQEVWADVSESWIEVVQRQINENELNEDNIHDALEQEITHFLKDRIVEGILPTTRIVYVAGPTGVGKTTTIAKLAAEQMFKNQRKVGFITSDTYRISAVEQLRTYASILNVPLEVVQSPGDTQRAISRLQECDLIFMDTAGRNYRNELLVSELQSLLAPVENSETFLVMSMTSKSTDMVQITEHFSKYGLDKVIFTKMDETGSCGSMFNLLYQFPLKLAYVTNGQNVPDDLLKPEASALTKQLLGERAQ, encoded by the coding sequence ATGAGAGTAAAACAATACATTGTTGAGACCATGCCCGAAGCGATGCTTCAAATTCGTAAAGACTTGGGAAGTGATGCCGTTATCTTGTCTACCAAAGAGATTAAGGTAGGCGGGGTACTCGGTATGTTTCGCAAAAAGAGGATTGAAGTTGTAGCTGCAGTTGATAAGGAAGAGAAAAAAGAAGCGAAGAAGCAAGCTCAACCTCAGTTTGCACCTGTACCGCGCGCCTTTGTTCCTGAAGCCTATCGTCAAACAGCTCGTACGTTTGATAAGGCTTCAGATGCGCCAGCTTCTAGATCAACCGATCATTCGTCAACTGAAGAACGTGCGGATGCTAATCCTGTGTTTGAATCGAGTCAGCTTGATTCAAACACAGATAAGAGCAAATCTGATTTGAACCTCGATTATAAACCGCGACCGGAAGGGGCGGATTTTTCGGGTTCAAGCTCTCCCTCTATACAGCAGGGCAATAATTTAGATCAACAACAACTGATGTCTGAACTGCAAGACCTAAAACAGATGATGTCCAAGATATCCAAGCTAGGAATCGCGGAAGACAATTTACCAGAACAACTGCGCCTCGTAAGAGATCGTCTGAACGCGCAAGAAGTTTGGGCAGATGTATCGGAATCTTGGATCGAAGTTGTACAGCGGCAAATCAATGAGAACGAGTTGAATGAAGATAACATTCATGATGCCCTCGAACAAGAAATTACTCATTTTTTGAAAGATCGTATCGTAGAAGGTATTCTTCCTACCACTAGAATCGTGTATGTAGCTGGACCCACGGGGGTAGGGAAAACAACCACGATTGCCAAGTTGGCTGCCGAACAGATGTTTAAGAACCAACGTAAAGTTGGATTCATCACTTCCGATACTTACCGGATATCGGCAGTGGAACAGCTTAGAACGTATGCTTCTATCTTGAATGTTCCACTTGAGGTGGTACAATCTCCCGGTGATACTCAGCGAGCCATATCTCGTCTACAGGAATGTGATCTGATCTTTATGGACACGGCCGGAAGAAATTATAGGAATGAGCTACTAGTTTCTGAGTTACAAAGCCTATTGGCTCCAGTTGAGAACAGTGAAACCTTTTTGGTTATGAGCATGACATCCAAAAGTACAGATATGGTTCAGATCACAGAACACTTTAGCAAATATGGTCTGGACAAGGTAATCTTCACGAAGATGGACGAAACAGGCAGTTGTGGCTCCATGTTCAACCTGTTATATCAGTTCCCGCTAAAACTCGCGTATGTCACGAATGGACAAAATGTTCCTGATGATCTGCTGAAACCTGAGGCGAGCGCGCTCACGAAACAATTGTTGGGAGAGCGAGCCCAATGA
- a CDS encoding MinD/ParA family protein, producing the protein MKDQAASLRSMVPSRDGINGVDSAKRSSKIITIASGKGGVGKSNFTLNFALALQSLGRKVLVFDADIGMANIDVLMGTSSPYNLYHLLYRQKSIQEIIQLGAGGLPYIAGGSGMKELFSLSDRDLEFFAQQVEEIAQEMDYVIFDTGAGLSRENMKFIGAADECLIVTTPEPTSITDAYALVKVMHGQENATPFRMIVNRVEDEQEAQRVAEKIAGVAKRFLQTDIPLLGYISEDIQVVKAVKRQVPFSLAFPNTKASRDITRLALRYLAVPATTGSETLTGIRGFMRKWLKKTT; encoded by the coding sequence ATGAAAGACCAGGCAGCCTCACTCAGAAGCATGGTTCCTTCCCGAGATGGTATAAACGGAGTCGATTCGGCGAAACGTTCCTCCAAAATCATTACCATTGCTAGTGGAAAAGGTGGAGTTGGAAAATCAAATTTCACTTTGAATTTTGCGCTGGCCTTGCAATCCTTAGGAAGGAAAGTACTCGTTTTTGATGCAGATATAGGGATGGCTAATATTGATGTATTGATGGGAACTTCTTCTCCTTATAATCTGTATCATTTATTGTATCGGCAGAAATCCATTCAGGAAATTATCCAGCTTGGTGCAGGTGGCCTGCCATATATCGCAGGTGGTTCAGGAATGAAAGAGTTGTTTTCGTTGTCTGACCGAGATCTTGAGTTTTTTGCACAACAAGTAGAAGAGATTGCCCAGGAAATGGATTACGTGATCTTTGATACAGGAGCCGGACTCTCAAGAGAAAATATGAAATTTATTGGTGCTGCTGATGAATGCTTAATCGTAACCACACCTGAACCGACCTCAATAACCGATGCTTATGCTTTAGTTAAAGTTATGCATGGCCAAGAAAATGCTACACCCTTTCGAATGATTGTTAACCGGGTGGAAGACGAACAAGAGGCGCAGCGAGTGGCAGAGAAGATAGCTGGAGTAGCAAAGCGTTTTTTGCAGACGGATATCCCACTTCTAGGGTACATCTCAGAAGATATCCAGGTGGTAAAGGCGGTTAAAAGGCAGGTGCCTTTTAGCCTAGCATTCCCAAATACCAAGGCATCAAGAGACATAACGCGACTTGCTCTTCGTTATTTGGCTGTACCTGCTACAACCGGATCCGAAACCTTGACAGGAATCAGGGGATTTATGAGAAAGTGGCTTAAGAAGACAACGTGA
- a CDS encoding protein-glutamate methylesterase/protein-glutamine glutaminase has product MAVYQVLVVDDSAFMRKIVSDLIEADSEFKVAATAANGKEAIQKALDVKPDIITMDVEMPEMNGLDALQGIMKQSYVPVIMLSGINEQGMKETIMALEAGAFDFIRKPSISHDQDIAQVGKALVERMRAAMNEVERKANREASLQKREEAQGNLMNQSQRIQRDVAAVPSRRELDQKKIEPAKLEKRASSEQTPSVPSKVIPKNTPLLSQKPARVDQKTEVSKSSDRKLEPKEIKELRPNKPAAPSKEIRSARIQRVAADQVAATSISGNTPEKSRVAPMQRGVPSLEVGFNKLVAIGCSTGGPRALKTLLEQLPADLPAPVIIVQHMPPNFTRSLAQRLNTFSPLHVVEAEEGMILKKGTAYIAPGGYHIKVNRTSDGKFILKLTEEHPVNGHRPSVDTMFESLLPHTSLQRHLVLLTGMGSDGARMMKKLYESGVTSTFAENEETCVVYGMPRSAVELQCVRHLLPLQEIAPKLVQAVK; this is encoded by the coding sequence ATGGCGGTGTATCAAGTATTGGTTGTCGATGATTCCGCTTTTATGCGTAAGATTGTTTCAGATTTAATTGAAGCGGATTCGGAATTCAAGGTGGCAGCAACAGCAGCAAACGGGAAAGAAGCTATCCAAAAAGCACTGGATGTAAAGCCCGATATTATAACTATGGATGTTGAAATGCCTGAGATGAACGGTCTTGACGCATTGCAGGGTATCATGAAGCAGTCCTATGTTCCAGTTATTATGTTATCGGGTATTAATGAACAAGGCATGAAAGAGACCATTATGGCTCTGGAGGCCGGGGCATTTGACTTTATTCGCAAGCCATCTATATCGCATGATCAAGATATTGCCCAGGTAGGGAAAGCATTGGTTGAGCGTATGAGAGCAGCGATGAATGAAGTTGAACGAAAAGCGAACCGTGAGGCGTCCCTGCAGAAACGAGAGGAGGCTCAGGGTAACCTGATGAATCAATCTCAGCGAATACAGCGGGATGTAGCCGCTGTGCCGTCGCGTAGGGAACTTGACCAGAAAAAAATAGAACCTGCAAAACTTGAAAAACGAGCGAGCAGTGAACAAACTCCCTCTGTTCCATCCAAAGTTATACCGAAGAACACACCGCTACTGAGTCAAAAGCCAGCACGTGTGGATCAAAAGACAGAGGTTTCTAAGAGTTCAGATCGTAAGCTTGAACCTAAAGAAATTAAAGAGTTGAGACCGAATAAGCCTGCTGCACCGTCTAAGGAAATCCGATCCGCACGTATTCAACGTGTGGCAGCCGACCAAGTGGCTGCTACGTCTATATCGGGGAATACACCTGAAAAAAGTCGAGTAGCTCCTATGCAAAGAGGTGTACCGTCCTTAGAGGTTGGATTTAACAAGCTTGTGGCGATTGGGTGCTCAACAGGTGGGCCAAGGGCTCTCAAAACGTTGCTAGAGCAGTTGCCTGCTGATCTTCCGGCTCCTGTGATTATTGTGCAGCACATGCCACCCAATTTCACCAGATCACTTGCCCAGCGATTAAATACGTTCAGTCCACTTCATGTGGTAGAAGCCGAAGAAGGAATGATTCTGAAAAAAGGAACAGCGTATATTGCTCCTGGCGGATATCACATCAAAGTAAACAGAACGTCGGATGGCAAATTCATTCTGAAGCTTACAGAGGAACATCCGGTTAATGGCCACAGACCATCAGTCGATACGATGTTCGAATCTCTTTTGCCGCACACATCGCTGCAGCGTCATTTGGTCTTACTGACTGGGATGGGAAGTGACGGGGCTCGTATGATGAAGAAATTATACGAATCAGGTGTCACTTCAACGTTTGCAGAGAATGAAGAAACATGTGTTGTATATGGAATGCCGCGTTCTGCTGTAGAGCTGCAATGCGTACGGCATCTCCTGCCTTTGCAGGAGATTGCGCCAAAACTTGTTCAAGCTGTGAAATAA
- a CDS encoding chemotaxis protein CheA has product MDMNQYLSMFIDESNDHLQSLNENMLQLEGNPEDLGIVQVIFRSAHTLKGMAATMGFEDLASLTHKMENVLDMVRNEKLKMQDFIFDTLFKSLDALETMVQDITNGGEGKADVSAIVTSLQAIESGEWTGGDAPAAAVAQTTVPETLAAVQLDEFQYSVLDQSIAEGHRVFYIEVLVSEHSQLKGVRAYMVFDLLERSGEVVKAFPSVQDIEQEKFERNFSLYYITTKEAQELEQGILSISEIESAKVIQLDQETLEQMTNQAAVAAEAEVVAVNDAIAASQVKEAPPKAEAKPTETKAAAPKQAAAPSRTIRVDIERLDVLMNLFSELLIDRSRLEQLASETGNNDLSDTVAHLSRVSTDLQNIVLKLRMVPVDTVFNRFPRMIRDLAKTLDKKIDLVITGAETELDRTVIDEIGDPLVHLLRNAVDHGVESIAERVAAGKPEMGTVNLRAFHSGNHVFIEIEDDGKGIYREKLLKTAISRGVVTEEQGAKMSDEEVNQLLFAPGFSTADVISDISGRGVGLDVVKSKITSLGGNVTIHSTPGKGTNFSVQLPLTLSIIAAMLVRVGSEKYAIPLSSIVETAIVQREQVRNIHGNKMITFRESLIPYLSLNEVFSVPDFNDAEEKETEIVVIRKGDRLAAVSVEEFIGQSEIVLKSMGTYLPAIEGISGATILGDGQVALIVDPNAFIK; this is encoded by the coding sequence ATGGACATGAACCAATATTTATCCATGTTTATTGATGAGTCTAATGATCATCTGCAGTCGCTTAATGAAAACATGCTACAACTCGAAGGTAACCCGGAGGATTTAGGAATCGTTCAGGTTATATTCCGTTCAGCTCATACCCTGAAAGGTATGGCTGCAACAATGGGCTTTGAAGATTTGGCATCACTGACACACAAGATGGAGAATGTGTTAGATATGGTGCGTAATGAGAAACTGAAAATGCAAGATTTTATTTTTGACACGCTATTTAAAAGTTTAGATGCGCTCGAAACAATGGTTCAGGATATTACAAATGGCGGAGAAGGTAAAGCGGATGTCTCTGCAATTGTTACTTCACTTCAAGCGATTGAAAGTGGCGAATGGACTGGAGGCGATGCGCCAGCAGCAGCCGTAGCTCAAACGACGGTTCCTGAAACCTTAGCTGCAGTGCAACTGGATGAGTTCCAATATTCAGTACTGGATCAATCCATTGCTGAAGGACATCGTGTATTCTACATTGAGGTGCTGGTAAGTGAACATAGCCAGTTAAAAGGCGTACGTGCTTACATGGTATTTGATCTGTTAGAACGCTCTGGTGAGGTTGTAAAAGCATTCCCATCCGTTCAGGATATCGAACAAGAGAAGTTTGAGCGCAATTTCTCGTTATATTACATAACAACCAAAGAAGCGCAGGAACTTGAACAAGGAATTTTAAGTATTTCTGAAATTGAAAGTGCCAAAGTGATTCAGTTGGATCAAGAAACACTGGAGCAGATGACGAACCAGGCAGCCGTTGCAGCCGAAGCTGAAGTCGTTGCTGTAAACGATGCAATTGCAGCATCTCAAGTGAAAGAAGCTCCTCCTAAAGCAGAAGCGAAGCCTACCGAAACTAAAGCAGCGGCACCGAAGCAAGCGGCAGCTCCTTCACGTACGATTCGTGTAGATATTGAACGACTTGATGTACTTATGAACCTGTTCAGTGAGTTATTGATCGACCGGTCACGCCTAGAACAATTGGCTAGCGAGACAGGAAATAATGATCTTTCCGATACGGTAGCTCACCTGAGCAGAGTCAGCACAGATTTGCAAAATATTGTATTGAAGTTGCGGATGGTTCCTGTGGATACCGTATTCAACCGTTTCCCTCGTATGATTCGTGACCTAGCAAAAACACTAGACAAAAAAATCGATCTAGTGATTACTGGTGCCGAAACAGAACTGGATCGTACCGTTATCGATGAGATTGGAGACCCGCTGGTGCATTTGCTGCGTAACGCAGTTGACCATGGTGTTGAATCCATTGCAGAGCGTGTAGCAGCAGGAAAACCAGAGATGGGAACCGTTAACCTGCGTGCATTCCATAGTGGTAACCATGTATTCATCGAGATTGAAGATGACGGTAAAGGGATCTATCGTGAGAAGTTGTTGAAAACAGCCATTTCTAGAGGTGTTGTTACAGAAGAACAGGGTGCCAAGATGAGCGATGAAGAAGTTAATCAACTGTTGTTCGCACCTGGTTTCAGCACGGCTGATGTGATTTCTGATATTTCAGGACGTGGGGTTGGATTGGACGTTGTTAAATCAAAAATCACTTCACTCGGCGGAAATGTAACTATTCACTCCACACCAGGAAAAGGAACAAACTTCTCTGTTCAACTTCCATTGACCCTATCGATTATTGCAGCAATGCTTGTACGGGTGGGTTCAGAGAAATATGCTATTCCTCTGTCTTCAATTGTCGAGACAGCCATTGTGCAGCGTGAACAAGTTCGCAATATTCATGGCAACAAGATGATTACGTTCCGTGAGTCATTGATCCCATATCTCTCATTAAATGAAGTGTTCTCTGTACCAGACTTCAATGATGCAGAAGAGAAAGAAACGGAAATTGTTGTTATCCGCAAAGGAGATCGACTTGCAGCCGTATCTGTAGAGGAATTCATTGGACAAAGCGAGATTGTCCTCAAATCGATGGGAACTTATCTTCCTGCGATTGAAGGCATTTCAGGAGCAACGATCCTTGGAGATGGACAAGTCGCTCTAATTGTTGATCCTAACGCATTCATCAAATAA
- a CDS encoding chemotaxis protein CheW has translation MEEELKVIVFKLGSEEYGIEVERVQTIERMMPITRVPKTFSFVKGVINLRGVVIPVIDLRGRFSLPETEYTDQTRIVIVGVGDMQVGFIVDAANDVIDIKSSSIDSPPEVVGGVKARYLRGVAKLENERLLIMLNLHEVLNKSEVVQLESVEG, from the coding sequence ATGGAAGAAGAGTTGAAAGTTATCGTCTTTAAGTTAGGATCAGAGGAATACGGCATCGAAGTTGAGAGAGTTCAGACGATTGAGCGCATGATGCCAATTACACGTGTCCCCAAAACATTTTCATTTGTTAAAGGGGTTATCAATTTACGCGGGGTTGTTATCCCTGTTATCGATTTGCGTGGTCGCTTCTCATTGCCAGAAACGGAATATACCGATCAAACACGTATTGTCATTGTAGGTGTAGGCGATATGCAAGTAGGCTTTATCGTTGACGCTGCTAATGATGTTATTGATATTAAGAGCAGTTCAATCGATAGCCCACCTGAAGTGGTTGGTGGTGTCAAGGCTAGATATCTCCGTGGTGTAGCGAAGCTTGAAAATGAACGTTTGCTAATCATGTTGAATCTGCATGAAGTCTTAAATAAAAGCGAAGTCGTTCAGCTGGAAAGTGTCGAGGGATAA
- a CDS encoding chemotaxis protein CheC: MDVLKEVGNIGAGNAATALSQLLNRPIDMGVPTVQMLPFEEVSEKVGGDERIVVTVFLRVEGEAPGNLFFMMTPEAAKMLLNRLAGFDLREGFDFTDMEQSALSEIGNILAGSYLSSLADFTKLSMYPTVPGLAIDMAGAILSYGLLQFGEMGDAALLIDTSFFEGQDEVEGQFFLIPDPTSFAKIFESLGVPLDHD, translated from the coding sequence ATGGATGTGCTCAAAGAGGTCGGTAACATAGGAGCAGGCAACGCCGCAACGGCGTTGTCCCAGCTCCTTAATAGACCGATTGACATGGGCGTTCCAACGGTACAAATGCTTCCGTTCGAAGAAGTTTCTGAGAAAGTAGGCGGAGATGAACGGATCGTCGTTACTGTTTTCTTACGTGTAGAAGGCGAAGCACCAGGGAATCTGTTTTTCATGATGACACCTGAAGCAGCTAAGATGTTGCTTAATCGTCTTGCTGGTTTTGACTTGAGGGAAGGGTTTGACTTCACAGATATGGAACAATCTGCTCTGTCCGAGATTGGAAACATATTGGCCGGGTCTTATCTATCTTCACTTGCGGATTTCACGAAACTGTCCATGTATCCAACGGTTCCGGGACTTGCCATTGATATGGCAGGTGCCATTCTCAGTTATGGTCTATTGCAATTTGGTGAAATGGGCGATGCTGCATTACTGATTGACACATCGTTCTTTGAAGGACAAGATGAAGTGGAGGGTCAGTTCTTCCTCATTCCCGATCCGACATCATTTGCAAAGATATTCGAATCATTAGGGGTGCCGCTAGATCATGATTGA
- a CDS encoding chemotaxis protein CheD, producing the protein MIEDKSVVKVGMADLNIAHLPGIIRTTGLGSCVGLTMYDPQLKLAGMAHVMLPTSDIAREGNLNRAKYADTALPELLEKMVKLGASQSRIVSKMAGGSQMFAFSGAGDTMRIGPRNADSCREWLQKLGIPLLAEDTGGNYGRTIEMDCETGLLTIRSVQMGVKEL; encoded by the coding sequence ATGATTGAAGATAAAAGCGTCGTTAAAGTCGGTATGGCGGATTTGAATATTGCTCATCTTCCTGGCATAATCCGTACGACTGGCCTTGGTTCATGCGTGGGCTTAACAATGTATGACCCACAATTGAAACTGGCCGGAATGGCGCATGTCATGCTCCCTACTTCAGATATTGCCCGTGAGGGGAATTTGAATAGAGCCAAATATGCGGATACGGCATTGCCTGAGTTATTGGAGAAGATGGTTAAGCTCGGCGCTTCTCAATCACGTATCGTGTCCAAAATGGCGGGAGGGTCACAGATGTTTGCTTTTTCGGGAGCAGGTGACACTATGCGCATTGGACCGCGAAATGCTGATTCTTGTCGGGAATGGTTACAAAAGCTCGGTATTCCTCTTCTAGCTGAAGATACGGGCGGCAACTATGGACGAACTATTGAAATGGACTGTGAGACTGGACTTTTAACTATTAGAAGTGTACAAATGGGTGTAAAGGAACTATAA